From the Salminus brasiliensis chromosome 15, fSalBra1.hap2, whole genome shotgun sequence genome, the window tacaaagggttctttgagcaatgtcacaaaagaaccacttttggtaccaCAAAAAGATGTGTGTGTTCAAACAAGTGTACATAAAGGTTCTCTACCTATTTAACGGTTCTCCACAGGGTTCTCAgagtgatgctatagaagaaccccttttagTTCCGTTCTTCAACTATTTATTACCactttgaaggttcttcatgtTCTCTTTTACAACAAAAGtggatcttctatggcatcaccctTGGTGTGGcacctttttttaaagagtgcagTCGACTCAGGTCTAAAATGCTTTGTGAACTGATCCCAGGAAAACACTGACAGATGCTGCGAGTGCAAAGCCACCCAACTCCAAATGATCCACTCAGTGACGCAGAAGCCAGGAATAACTCATAATTGGTCTACACTACATGAAGACCACCAGAGCGGTGTCGTCGTTTTTAATAGGGCTGTTCTCCtttgccccccacccccccacccacctaCAAAAACGTCCACCTAGCACACCTGGAAAACCAGCCGCCCACAGCAACCTGACCGAATCAGCCGGCGCGTCTTCACTGTGGATTTGGCTGTGggcacttttttattttctccgGATATTTTTTCCTTTGCTTTTTAGCTCCGCCTTTTTTTCCGTACGGAGTATCAAGCTTCTCAGCGGCGACCCAAAATAAAATACCTCGAAGTGAGCTCAACCTTCCTCTAGTTTTAACTGTTTTCCCTCTCTCACCTTCGTCCGTCACCTTTCCGCTTTATGGTTTCTTGCGCGGCTGTTTTCTTGGTCGTCGCAGCGACTGCGACGTCTTCCCACCGGCGTTGCGCTCGTAGCGGTCGCTATACGATGTACTCCATTCTGTGTAAACTGTTCTGGGACTGTTCTAGGTCTCTGTTGTCGCGCTTGTTACTCCAGTGCGCCTGCTTTCCTGCCGTCCCGTTCAAACACGGCCGCTCGTCCCGGTCCACCAGGGTGTAAGCCGGTTGCCGTgggaaccgagccttgtggagcCGCTTGTCCGTGTCCACGTCCTCCTCCGGCGGGCCGGCGGTTGGCTCCGAGGAGAAGTGCGTCCTGATTTTGGCGCTGACCGAGTTCTTGTCGTCGCCATGGAGCTTGTCGTTGCCGTTGGTCGCCTGGTTCTTCTCGATGTGGTTCTTGATCTGGTTCAGGTGCTCGCGGGCGTTGTTCGCCGCGTTGTTGTCCTCGGTGATTGCCGTGGTCGACTGGGAGGCGTGGGCAGTTGCCGTGGCGCTGGCATTTTGCTTGCGACGTCGTCGCACACACCATAGCAATGCTGACGCCAGTGCCATCACCCAGATCACGGTCACCACGGAAACCAGAACCGGCACCAGGTAATCTGCTGGGCGagagagcgttattaattaacGAGTTAAAAGAGTAGGACCGTTTCTATATGATGATTAATTATCTCAGGGTTCTTCTCTGAGCACATTGTAGAAATCCCTAAAGAACCAACTACATGCTTCAGTACAAAGAGAGCAGGATTAGTCCTGTAAGAGGTATAAAGAGGTGCATATAAAGGTTCTGTACcaattaaaatgttctacaaaggtgaaacaaaaaaaaaaacaacaaaaaaaacacgtgGTCACATTTTGgggcgtttctattggtccatttatcaggaAATTTGGACACGGTGTAAACAGCTTGCGTTCGTACCATTTTGGCTGTTGTTCTGCCTGTGCTGCACGCGCACCTCTGCGATGGCAGTGAGGATGGTGCCGCTGGCATTGCGTTTGCTCACCAGGTCCACGATCTTGTCTGTAATTTCTTTAACTGCAGCATCGCTGCCCGCGCCGTCGTCAGACACCTGCAGGAAAACACAGATTGCTTAAAAACACTGCATCAACTGAAGAACAAGAAACCAGTCTCTTTATACTGTCCAATGAAATAAAGATgctttattaaatgttatttattagttttatacctatattaaaatatcagacacaatatggagaaaagtgtattgggacgcctgctaattcaagataagataagatagtcctttattagtcccgcagtggggaaattcacaattcatcatttcttctgaaattaagagtattaaaaatTACAGAAACAttttttggagaagcattgctgtgaggatttgcttgtatttagtgacaagagtgttagtgagatctggatgctggatgatcaccactccacctcatcacccccaactccccagcttatcccaaaagtattggatggagcagcaacCATAATttgttagttccactgctccacagcttctcaatgctgggggggctttatacccctcaaactgtttttttttttaatgcggCATGACCCTTATACTGGGtatcgaaccagtgatcctgtGATTGTAGGGACAGCGGCCTTAATCCTCTGGACCACTTTATACCcttcctctagcccacacctaggggatcctattctattggcaatacttcctTCTCTAGAGAGACTAGacaaacagtgtgtgtgcatttccacatctgtgtcagtaatgaattcagtagaaggggtgtccacaaacatttgtccatatagtgcatataaACAAAGCAGCTCTCGGTTGGTTTTCCCAGCATAAATAACCACTGTTATGTGCACTACATACTTAATCAGCTGTTGCCAAAGCATGTAATTGAAGAATAAGACAGAGAGAACCAATTTTATCAACAGAGAACGTTAGAAGCGTGTAATTAATGTCACTATATTTCAGCTATAGCATGTAGTTATGTAATTAAAGGCTAAAGCTGCTAGCGGGAGCTCTGAGGGTGTTTGCAGTTGAGAATATGGGGCATGTTTGGTGTTCGTACAATGGTGACGTGGATCTCGTTGTTGGCGGTGGTGGAGGGCTCGCAGGTTATGGAGATGGAGAACTCAGAGGAAAGATTCTTCACCACAGACAGACTCCTCAACTCCCTGCACACCTGCTCCACCGTTACAccctgcaggagagagagaggaagaaaggtgAGCAGGACCGAAAAAAAGTATATAATCACAATATATAGAATAATATAGTTGgttatattgtataatatataatatagtacattttcattttatttatttactcttattacttttttccagatttatataaaaaaagtgctattattatattatatttgtttcattgttaaacaataaataagcataaTTACTATATTAATCAGCTACTATATAATTACATTTCTTCATGTCTTTACAGTTTACTACTAATTATTTGAAAACCTAAAACGTGGCCAAACTGGTGGTAGTGTAAAATCACACAGCCCTCCTTCCTCGTGGTTCTCTCACCTGTGGCATGCTGTCCTTGATGAAGGTAAACGTGACGTTAGCGCAGTTGCTCTCTGGATGACACTGGTTCCGGACTGGCAACCTTTGATCCGATCTGCACTCGCCCTGCATGGGGCACGGCCTGACGAAACAGCGCTCCTCGCGCACCGGTACACAGGACTGACCTGCAGGACAATCACCTCGGCCACCTCCGACCATACGGCACGCCCTCGGACCGCACCATAACTGCGGGGGACGACAACAAATACCTTTTCGTGAAAATGTGTTCATTTACTGAATTATAGTATTATAGTGTTAGAGACTAAATAATATTGTAGTagagactgaatcatttacagtaaataCTGGACATTATAATGGAGACTGAACTCTTtatagtggagactgaatcatttacaataCAGACTGAACACTATAGTGGAGACTGAACTCTTtatagtggagactgaatcatttatagtatagaCTGAACACtatagtggagactgaatcatttacagtatagACTGAACAACTGATAATAAAGACTGAACACTTtatagtggagactgaatcatttacagtatagACTGAACACTATAGTGGAGACTGAACCATTTACAGTATAGACTGAACAACTGATAGTAAAGACTGAACACTTtatagtggagactgaatcatttacagtatagACTCAATCATTGATAGTATACACTAAACAATTGttagtatatactgaatcatttacagtatagACTGAACACTTTATAGTGGAGACTGAACACTACAGTTTAGACTGAACAACTGATAGAAGACACTGCATACTTTACAGTATACATTAAACTATTGATAGTAAagactgaacaattcatagtataGAAGGAATCCTTTACAGTATAGACAGAACACTATAGTATAGACTGAACACTTTATAGTGGAGACTGGATCATTTACAGTATAGATTTAACAATTGATAGTAAAGACTGAACAATTGTTAGTAtagactgaatcatttacagtatagACTGTACAATTTATAGTGGAGACTAAACACTATAGTATAGATTGAACACTTTATATTATAGACTGAATCAATTTACAATAACAACACTAAATGGTTAATCAGCAAGCAGTAAATCCCTAAAACCTAGTTGTAAGTGGTTTAATTGTTAGATTTGAATATGTTTGAAGTCTTAATTGTGTAATTTAATTAATctacaaacagacaaaaagtCTATAAAAGCCTTCATATCAGTCTGCGTCCTGTCTTTTGGCTGATGTACTACACTAATCTTTTTCAACAAATTATTTAGCAAGCAAAATGAGAACTCCTGGTCCAGCAGGTTTCGTGCATTAGCACTGAACCTTTGCTGATGCTGCCCTTCGCTCCCTTAGTCCAGTAACTTGAGCAACGTCTGATACCGCTTATGTGTGTTATCCATTTGCTTCAGTCTTGTCAAAAGGTAAACAAAACGGCAGCAGATTGTAACAAGATCGAACACAGATCGACAAAACACCAGATTATCTACAACTTAATCAGGAAGACTCGCTAACTGATAAGACCAGCTTTCGTTTATGAAAACGGCAACAAGCGGTTAAACTAAAAGTACAGCTCTCCAGTCTTATCAGTACTGTCTGGTTAAACTGTCACTTTAAGGCAGCGTTTTGTACCTTCGTGCAGGTCACGCGACCATTCTGACAGTGGCAGGTGTTGCAGTCTTCATCCCACCTTGCTCCGTCAGCGCTGATTCGGCTGCCCACCATACAGGGACGTCCCGTCACTGTGAAATCAACAGCACCCATTTtagaataaattaaaaatgttgCTTAAAAAGTGACAGAGTATTTctgagaatatatatatatatatatatatttacacacacatatacatatatacacatatacatatgtatacatacacacacactatatatatatgtttatagtttatcatcactgtgttcattaaaacatctccaaagctttCCTCATGGAgtgtagtattatttagagttctcctccaacccgtttcctttctttttttttcactgcatctgttctaatgggatctggagtttctacagtaaacaCTCTCTTGCTGCCGAGAGACGTGCTTTCAATCAGAATGTGAACATCAAAGCTTTGCTGTGATGCCTATTGGGTAATGCGGTTGTTTTAACAGCGTACCTTCCTGGCACCTGGCCCCAGTTCTCCCTGGCGGACACAAGCAGCGGTAGCCGTTAATCTCGTCAACGCAGGTGGCGCCGAACGCACACGGAGACGACTGACACTCGTTAATGTCTGTGGGAGCGAGAACAGATGTTATTAAAACATCCAAACAGTTGTCATTAGCGTATTATTGCCATTAATTACATTTCATTAGCTATTTGTAACGCTGAATTACAAAAAGTGGTGAGCCATTTACaaaaagttgcacccattgctgacacagatgtggaaatacacagacacagcttgtttagtcgctgtagagaagaagtactatCAATAGAATAGAGCAGATAGTATGCATGgctctattggcaccatgcggcctaatgccaggtgtgggctaaaggggtataaaggccccccaTCAGCATtaagctgaggagcagtggaactgtgttatgAATGAAATAAGATATTCTCAAATTctcaagcaggtgtcccaatacttttgtccatgtagtctACTTCAAAAAGTCTTCCAGCACAAAACATTTGTTGAAGATTATTCAATGCTAATGAGCACAAGTCTAGCCCACGGCTTTTACTAGCTGTGCGTCAGTCATTAGCGGAACGCTAATTCTAAGGCAGGTTATTTACTCACTGATGCGGCAGTCAGGTCCGGCAAAGCCCGCGGCGCACTCACACCGGTACCAGTTATCTCCGTCCACACAAGTCCCACTGTTGTAGCTGAAAAGGAAGGGCAGGGTCAGGGGTCAGAGGTTGACGCTAACGCAGATAAGGATCTGCTGTTCGCACAATGTAATGAATGGTGAGAAGGAGCTTGATGTAATCACATCCTGAAGGTCCTCAGGGTTTGTGCAGAACCATGTGATCCCCATGTGAAAAAAGAAGCGAAAGAAAGTGGaggaatgtatgtgtgtgtgtgtgtgagtgtgtgtgtgtaagaatatATGGTAGTTTTATGTGCATATACAGGTTAACTGTGTGTAAAAATGGCTTACCATGGATGTGGGTTGCAGTCATTCGAAtctggaagaaaaacaaaacaagtttATTATGTGATATCCAACCCcttgctacactatatgtccaaatgtttgtggacaccccttcagaaaaaaacatcataaacctattggcaccatgcctaatgccaggcataggctagacGGATATAaagtccccagcattgagctgagtgATGGTGCTattgtgtggctgaatgcaatcaaatctgtaCAGCAATGCCCCATTCTTCTCTTcttagaagagtagaggctgttgctgcagcaAAGTGGGAACAAACTCGCTATTAATACCCTAGAttagatgagcaggtgtccacaaacttttgaccagtTGGTGTAAATGGAAACCAATCACGATGACTTTTCAGTGTATCGTGATTAGTGTGTTTCCGTGGTGACCATATCAGTCGGAAtcgagagagaaagggaataAGGGGTGCTTTCTTACTCTGGCTGCAGGTCAGCCCCTCCCAGCCCTCCTTGCACACACAGGTGAAGCTGTCGCCGCTGACTACGCAGGTGGCTCCGTTCTCACACGGATTGGGAAGGCAGCTGCTGTTCTTGGCTatagatgcacacacacacaaacacacacacattcataggGGTTTAATTTCATAATCACCACAATACAAAGAGAGATAAAACCTAGAGAGCATTTTAGCCTTCAGTgtagtatctactgtaaatgattcagtatctactgtaaatgattcagtatctactgtaaataattcagtatctactataatggtgaagcatctactataaatgattcagcatctactataaatgatttggtatctactataagtgattcagtatctactatacattattcagtatctactgtaataATTCAGCttgtactataaatgattcagtatgtactataagTGATTCACCATCTACTATagataattcagtatctactataaaagattcagcatctactataaatgattcagtatctactacaaagtaTTCTGCATCAActttgaatgattcagtatctactataaatgattcagtatctactataaatgattctataCATTATTCCGTAtctgctacaaatgattcagcatcaaatatagattactcagtatctactacagatgattcagtatctactataaaatatTTGGTATTTACTATAAGCTATTCAGTAAATGCTATAAACCAGTAACTACTGTATTTCTTTTTAGTATCTATTATTATCTATTTTAGCCTTAAGCCACTGACTGTGATTGTGAGTCAATACTGATTGTcactatttataataataataataatcatcatcatcatatttttatattaaacatttttgcctagaatttaaaataaaaaacattgtcTTTGGTTTATCAACAAGCAGCTGCTAACAATGATGTATTTAGGTCGTAGACTCGCTTACCTATGTTACAGGTGGTCCCCTCCCACCCGGGTGCACACATGCACTTGAAGGAATTCCCTTCATCGTAGCACGTCCCTCCGTTGTTACAGGTGGCCTCATCACACTGACTCTCACCTGCAGAATCAGCAAGCAGTATGAGTCTACTGTCAGTTCACTATCTCTACCAAtcagagaccagagagagagacagagggggtgGGGCTTACGTGAGTGACAGGTCTTGCCCTTCCAGCCGTTTTTGCACTCGCAGTAAAAGTCGTTCACCAGGTCGCGGCACACACCACGATCCCGGCACGGGTTTGTGCTGCAGTCATCGATatcttaaaaaaatgaaaggaaCAAAACATTATTCATAAATAGACATTACAAAGCTGTGGCGGTTAATTTGATGGGTTTGAGTTCTGCAAAGTAAAAGAGACTGTAATGAACATGGATCTGCTTACTGGTTTCACAGTTCGGTCCCTCCCAGCCATCAGCACAGATACACTGGTACACATTCACTTTATCAATACACGTCCCTCCGTTACGGCACGGGCTGCTCTCACAGTCATTAATGTCtaaaggagacagagagaggactGTTAACACTGTGAAAATGTAAACCTGATCCTgaataactgaatcatttagagtaTAAACTTAATATTGGACAGTACATACCAAGACATTTccaatagttactgaatcatatatATAGTATTGTAGACACTACTTTTCAGTACGTACTGAAAAAATTAtagtatatactaaataataaatacagatacatttattatcatgaatcatttatagtagatactgaaccatttatagttcatactgaaccatttatagtTCATACTGAACCATTCATAGTAgtgactgaatcatttatagcagatactgaaccaTTCATTGTAgtgactgaatcatttatagcagatactgaaccaTTCATAGTAatgactgaatcatttatagcagatactgatccatttatagtagatactgaatcatttctagtagatactgaatcattaatagtagatactgaatcattaatagcagatactgaataagtcacaTAAGATTCAAAGCTGAATAATGAACAGGCAGTTTATGGGGTTATATGAAATAATCTAAAACGATGCTATAAACAGAAAGTGTGCTGACTACGGTCGCCATAGTAACATCATATCATACTCACTCTCGTGACAGTAAGTCCCAGTAAAGCCCTCATCACACTCGCAGCTGAAGTGTCCGCCAGCGTGGCTCCGGCAGCGTCCGTGCGGCCCACAAACGTTGGAGGAAATAAAGCGCACATTTCCTGAAGTGCTGTTTGAAACCACGGCAACCGTGCAGCTGTCAATCACTGTAAAGGGATATACAGGGACGGGGTTTAACAccatttatagtagacacttAAGACGCCTTGTTTAGACTAACTGAaacagtatatacatatatacacatatagaagtttgtggacacccctactaatttAGCAAtgtactcattgctgacacagatgtgcaaatgcacacacagcatgcCTAATCCCTGTCGAgaagaagtactaccaatagaataggactctctggagcagatgaatattaatctattggcaccatgctgcctaatgctaggcgtggtctagaggaggggtataaagccccccagtattgagctgtgaagcagtggaagaactgtgttctctggaatgatggatgatggtgttccatccaatacttttgagcaggtgtctcaatacttttgtccatatgtagtgtattttatGTACCTGCCAGCACCAactaaagcattttttttaaatataatatgatatatgaGACTTCCAAGACTTCAAAGGGTTAAAACACTCATCATCTTTCCCTGCTTCTTTGACCTCTCCCTCAAACCATCAGAGAACATATCACACTCCCAAGCTGTTGACAGTTCTGCTAGCAGGTCAGATAGCAACGTGCTAAGGCTTAGCAAAGTCGTCGTGTAGTCTGCACCAGCGGGGCTTCACCCCCCGCGTGTGTAATGCAGCTACGCTCGACATGTAACAAAATCTTAACTGTTCCCAAGGCAACACGGCCCTGGGGGACCAATGGAGGAGGAGCGCTAGCAGCGGCTAATGCTACGCCCTGGTACAATGGCATGACATCAAACCAGCCGGTGGGGCAAAGGGAAGGGGGGTGGGTTTGGGGGGGCTGGGGACTGAAGATAGCCTCAGTAATGCGATGGCTAAAAAAACCTCCTCCGACTATTTGGGCGTCTCCATTAAAACCTCAGAATATCCCTGTATGATGGGATAGCgtttcagatgtgtgtgtgtgtgtgcgcgagtgtaTCGGCGACGTCTAGACATCTAGAGACACGGAGGCTACGAGCTGTGATATGACACGATATGAGGGCTAAGCTTAAGCTTCTGGGCCTTTGTAGGACCGTTTTAAGCAGATCGAGATGAGGCGTCGCTTCAGAGCCTGTGGTCATGTCAGCGCTACAATTACCGTCACTGAGACAAGTGGAAAAAGACTATGGAGAATGTGGCACCATGTAAACTATTTTGTCACTTGAACAGCtggaaagcacacacacacacatacacatacatacacacacacagatttgctTATATAAAAGTCAGGCCATAGGACCATACGCCATACGCCCCCTTATACAGTATCtgaaatagcaactttacaggaggaggaaaaaaccttcgaaacttttaatggaagtcaatgtaaaaagatgcaagtccaggtcattttggagcatttctattggtccgttcgttatgaaattctgatacgATGTGGagagcaactgccagattcggattaagtcaaaaagtgaaaactgaTAGATTTATGCATTTTATACACCTATACTGTGTAACAGTTTAGAGTGAGAAGCTGCTGATCTGGTCAGTAAGTGTTgatctcctcagtaaaacactgatattagaataaatactacagaaggtggaggtggttctccatcactgtgttcatcattagaacatctccagagttctcctctctcatggagtctagtattatttagagttctcctcagatcaacacctggtttggtggtaaatcagggcttaatgatggtaaatcaggtgagctgctgtttctgctgctgctgctgctgctgctgatggaggtgaacacatcctccacgctgtgctggttggactggggggcgtccaggagaaacctggaggaaccgagctctgttcctcagactagctcaccgacaagatctcactactttctttcttcagaatgagaagctcttgtttctcctttttactggatttatgttcacctgctttatctgatctgattagatctggagcttctacagtaaaagctCTCTTACTGCTGAGAGACGTGATCTAGAATAACGGAATTAGGGGTCTAGAACCTATAGAGTGCTGTAAATCTGCAAGTATCTGCATATaacaactaataaaaaaaatgaatacatgaataCGCACCTTGGCAGGGTGTGGTCCGGCAGTGGTCTTTGAGGTGGGAGCAGTTTTTGCCCTCGTAATCTTCAGGACATTTGCAGTAATAGTCCGTCGCCAGATTAAAACACTGCGCTCCGTTTTGACAGGGATTTCCTTCACAGTAGTCAATATCCAACTGCAAAACAGaggagaaaaaacacacagaagacTGTGAAACGAgaaacggacaaaagtattgggacacctgctcatatgtCTTAAATCATCCATCCcaaaaaatcaagggtattaaaaagagctgatcctgcttttgttggagtaactggagtaactactgtccagggatgaagggCTTTCTAAGAGATTTTGgaggaagcattgctgtgaggatttgattgcattcagcgacaagagtgacaagagtgaggtcaggacgttggatgatgatgatcaccaccccacctcatcatcccctcatccaaaagtattggatggagctccaccaccatccatcattccagagaacacagttcctccacagctcaatgctggggggctttatacccctctagcccactaaTGTAACCCCTAAGTTAGTATACAGCACTTTGAACACTTGGTGTAACTGTTTTTCTCCTCTATACAAGACtaacagcaaacaaacacacgCTACGTTAGACACTGCTAGCATGAGCATGCTAATTCCGTGGAAGTCAGTTGAGCCTTTTCACAAGAAAGCCCTAATGTGACTCAGCTAATGTGTACGAGCCAACAGGGATAGCCTGGTATGTTATTGTAGCATGAAGGAACATGAACGCTACACAGAATGATCTAGAGCAATACAGCTACGCTAATCAGTTAACACAGAATAGGCTTCAGAGGCTTGGCTAGGCTAATGTTCAATTCTACAAGAAGCTACAGACGCATAGCTGAGTCAATGGGTTAAGCTAAAGAGAGCTAGGCTAATGTTTTTTCATAGAATATGCTACATAAGCATCACTAGGCTAATGTTTTATCATAGAATATGCTACATAAGCATCACTAGGCTAATGTTATATCATAGAATATGCTACATAAGCATCGCTAGGCTAATGTTTTATCATAGAATATGCTACATAAGCATCGCTAGgctaatgtttttattatagaATATGCTACATAAGCATCGCTAGGCTAATGTTTTTATTGTAGAATATGCTACATAAGCATCGCTAGGCTAATGTTCAATTCTACAAGAAGCTACAGACGCATAGCTGAGTCAATGGGTTAAGCTAAAGAGAGCTAGGCTAATGTTTTTTCATAGAATATGCTACATAAGCATCACTAGGCTAATGTTTTATCATAGAATATGCTACATAAGCATCACTAGGCTAATGTTATATCATAGAATATGCTACATAAGCATCACTAGGCTAATGTTTTATCATAGAATATGCTACATAAGCATCACTAGGCTAATGTTATATCATAGAATA encodes:
- the jag1a gene encoding protein jagged-1a, with product MAGTRRLAAACMHLHLLLHCLWIQSSETSGQFELQLLSAHNARGELQSGACCDGARDPATELCTRDECDTFFRACLKEYQSRVSAGGPCSFGSGSTPVLGGNTVAREALAGESRARVVLPFSFAWPRSYTLILEAVDFNNDSSTGSTSGQVIEKAVQSGMINPSRHWQILRHNGPVAQFTYQIRVTCDEHYYGFGCNKFCRPRDDFFGHYTCDHNGNKTCMEGWASPECNTAICRQGCSAEHGSCKVPGDCKCLYGWQGEYCDQCIPHPGCVHGTCVEPWQCLCDTNWGGQLCDKDLNTCGTRQPCLNGGTCSNTGPDKYHCACPEGYSGQNCERADNACLSEPCFNGGSCVESSQGFECQCAPGWTGPSCTINEDDCSPNPCNHAGTCVDLINGFRCICPAQWSGKTCLIDANECEENPCVNAHSCRNLIGGYFCECLPGWTGQNCDINVNECQGQCLNGGSCKDLVNGYKCVCAPGFAGEHCERDIDECASHPCLNRGRCQDDVNGFQCLCLPGFSGNLCQLDIDYCEGNPCQNGAQCFNLATDYYCKCPEDYEGKNCSHLKDHCRTTPCQVIDSCTVAVVSNSTSGNVRFISSNVCGPHGRCRSHAGGHFSCECDEGFTGTYCHENINDCESSPCRNGGTCIDKVNVYQCICADGWEGPNCETNIDDCSTNPCRDRGVCRDLVNDFYCECKNGWKGKTCHSRESQCDEATCNNGGTCYDEGNSFKCMCAPGWEGTTCNIAKNSSCLPNPCENGATCVVSGDSFTCVCKEGWEGLTCSQNSNDCNPHPCYNSGTCVDGDNWYRCECAAGFAGPDCRININECQSSPCAFGATCVDEINGYRCLCPPGRTGARCQEVTGRPCMVGSRISADGARWDEDCNTCHCQNGRVTCTKLWCGPRACRMVGGGRGDCPAGQSCVPVREERCFVRPCPMQGECRSDQRLPVRNQCHPESNCANVTFTFIKDSMPQGVTVEQVCRELRSLSVVKNLSSEFSISITCEPSTTANNEIHVTIVSDDGAGSDAAVKEITDKIVDLVSKRNASGTILTAIAEVRVQHRQNNSQNDYLVPVLVSVVTVIWVMALASALLWCVRRRRKQNASATATAHASQSTTAITEDNNAANNAREHLNQIKNHIEKNQATNGNDKLHGDDKNSVSAKIRTHFSSEPTAGPPEEDVDTDKRLHKARFPRQPAYTLVDRDERPCLNGTAGKQAHWSNKRDNRDLEQSQNSLHRMEYIV